One stretch of Candidatus Eisenbacteria bacterium DNA includes these proteins:
- a CDS encoding M23 family metallopeptidase: protein MNGFPTLIRAVRAHAAATGTAILAFLVMATPFPALAGYKNPLAGEMLMTSTFGEFRGDHYHAGIDLSTGGVIGEPVFAVASGSLLRVRASGVGYGKAVYERIDDGRVVVYAHLDTFCDKVSEYVEAYQESLSVYEVDLFPEPGKIRFEEGELIGISGDSGTRAPHLHLEIRDEDIAVNPLTHGFQAQDMEPPQISSITFLPLDCGSTANGEHFPLTVGLGYDTDRMAFTAKDTVDLWGRFSVEARVVDRTGTSAGLLAPYQAALCIDGTQLYNLRFEAIPYGMMGEVNTTYQAARTSDSVSQKISFRRYPGTSSILTENEEDAGVIVCGIEPGKVDGSFFLPPGEHCLSLWAEDVSQNASEAVVSFSVAVPAGKSLQPGDNPGRNWGPLRVSSSVRYYRHCVGIEVQSSRTLRAVKSIEFSGHAAEAPPIEYSPTPGGIELFLDYDSAIGTTDVVLRLEDIFGEEVIHSVPLRFRMAERGRSGTVCDPESLVNFAYTGGTFYTSEPVAVFKNYVKDEINGLRTVSPVFGFRPLEIPFDGKGILSISFPETLTRVEQIGIYAVGPGGFGYVGGRMDDSCRWMRAEIRGFSDYALLRDNLPPVVLINKPIIKDEGSRAYLLLTIGVIEEGSGISASGVDVFIDGRKIVSEWAPDKNEIRVRMKNPTLGKKMEVRVVVRDRAGNERTSSSLLKVGE, encoded by the coding sequence ATGAACGGTTTCCCGACACTGATCAGAGCTGTTCGTGCGCACGCCGCGGCAACCGGAACGGCAATCCTTGCTTTTCTGGTCATGGCAACTCCTTTTCCGGCTCTTGCAGGGTACAAAAATCCGTTGGCGGGCGAGATGTTAATGACATCAACATTCGGGGAGTTCAGGGGCGATCACTACCATGCGGGTATTGACCTTTCGACAGGGGGTGTTATTGGAGAACCTGTCTTTGCAGTTGCATCGGGCAGCCTTCTCAGAGTAAGGGCCTCAGGAGTAGGATATGGGAAAGCGGTCTATGAGCGCATCGATGACGGAAGAGTGGTGGTCTACGCCCACCTTGATACGTTCTGCGACAAAGTCTCCGAGTATGTTGAGGCATACCAGGAGAGTCTCTCCGTCTACGAAGTTGACCTCTTTCCAGAGCCCGGGAAAATCAGATTCGAAGAAGGCGAGCTTATCGGAATTTCGGGGGACAGCGGCACACGTGCGCCCCATCTTCACCTGGAAATAAGAGACGAAGACATTGCCGTCAATCCTCTCACGCACGGATTCCAGGCACAGGACATGGAACCGCCTCAGATCAGTTCAATCACATTCCTGCCGCTCGACTGCGGCTCAACGGCGAATGGAGAGCATTTCCCGCTGACAGTCGGGCTTGGCTACGACACCGACAGGATGGCGTTCACGGCAAAAGACACCGTTGATCTTTGGGGGAGGTTCTCGGTGGAAGCCAGAGTGGTGGACCGAACCGGGACGTCGGCTGGCCTGCTGGCCCCGTATCAGGCTGCCCTCTGCATTGACGGGACGCAACTCTATAATCTGCGTTTTGAAGCAATTCCCTACGGAATGATGGGGGAAGTCAACACCACGTATCAAGCCGCACGCACGTCCGACTCAGTCTCTCAGAAGATTTCGTTCAGAAGGTATCCGGGAACAAGCAGCATACTGACTGAGAACGAAGAAGACGCCGGAGTGATTGTCTGCGGGATCGAGCCGGGAAAAGTTGACGGGAGCTTCTTTCTGCCTCCGGGTGAACATTGTCTGAGTCTTTGGGCAGAGGATGTTTCGCAGAACGCAAGTGAGGCCGTTGTGTCGTTTTCCGTCGCAGTGCCTGCCGGAAAAAGTCTCCAGCCAGGAGACAATCCAGGAAGGAACTGGGGACCGCTTCGAGTATCGTCCTCGGTCAGGTACTATAGGCATTGCGTCGGAATCGAAGTTCAATCGTCAAGGACTCTCAGGGCAGTCAAGTCAATCGAATTCTCCGGGCACGCTGCTGAAGCGCCTCCGATCGAATATTCTCCGACACCTGGCGGAATCGAGCTTTTTCTTGACTATGACTCGGCCATCGGAACAACGGATGTGGTCCTCCGTCTTGAAGACATCTTCGGGGAAGAAGTGATCCACTCCGTTCCCCTGAGATTCAGAATGGCTGAGAGAGGGAGAAGCGGCACGGTCTGCGACCCGGAGAGCCTTGTGAATTTTGCGTACACGGGCGGAACTTTCTACACGAGTGAGCCGGTTGCGGTTTTCAAAAATTATGTGAAGGATGAGATCAATGGACTTCGGACCGTGAGCCCCGTGTTTGGATTCAGGCCGCTTGAGATACCCTTTGACGGGAAGGGAATCTTGAGTATAAGCTTCCCGGAGACGCTGACCAGGGTTGAGCAAATAGGAATCTACGCCGTTGGGCCGGGGGGATTTGGGTATGTTGGCGGACGGATGGATGATTCCTGCCGTTGGATGAGGGCAGAGATACGCGGGTTCTCTGACTATGCTCTTCTCAGAGATAACCTACCGCCAGTTGTCCTAATAAACAAGCCAATAATCAAGGACGAAGGCAGCAGAGCATATCTCTTGCTTACAATAGGAGTGATCGAGGAGGGATCGGGAATTAGTGCTTCAGGTGTTGATGTTTTCATAGATGGAAGGAAGATAGTCAGCGAATGGGCTCCGGATAAGAACGAGATAAGAGTGAGGATGAAGAATCCAACCTTGGGGAAGAAAATGGAAGTCAGAGTCGTCGTGAGGGACAGGGCAGGGAACGAGCGAACCAGCTCTTCTCTCTTGAAAGTTGGGGAGTGA
- a CDS encoding fibronectin type III domain-containing protein, whose amino-acid sequence MTRAGLLLIVLLAVTLMGAGCGNDTPVTPAPTDTEDLVAPAAPTGAAAYIRMDKLKVSWAPNSESDVVGYNVYWYDPAPETDETYIKLNTTPVTVTNFTEPGILSGVTYYVRVSAVDRSGNESRLSRPIVASPYPAPGDPGDSPDVDDPQLERP is encoded by the coding sequence ATGACAAGGGCAGGTCTTTTACTCATCGTTCTTCTCGCTGTGACTCTCATGGGTGCAGGCTGCGGGAACGATACACCTGTAACTCCCGCTCCTACCGACACAGAAGATCTGGTCGCTCCGGCCGCTCCCACTGGAGCTGCAGCTTACATCCGGATGGACAAGCTGAAGGTATCCTGGGCGCCAAACAGTGAATCGGATGTGGTTGGCTACAATGTGTACTGGTATGACCCTGCGCCGGAAACTGACGAGACCTATATCAAACTGAATACGACTCCAGTCACGGTGACCAACTTCACCGAGCCGGGAATACTGTCTGGCGTCACTTACTATGTCAGAGTAAGCGCGGTGGACCGGTCAGGCAATGAGAGCAGGCTGTCGCGTCCAATCGTGGCGAGCCCGTATCCGGCGCCTGGAGATCCTGGGGATTCTCCAGACGTTGATGATCCGCAGCTAGAACGTCCTTAA